From the Deltaproteobacteria bacterium genome, the window ATGAAGAGGGACATCCCCGACACCCCCATCGGGGCCACGGTCAAGGTTTACTACCGGATCATCGAGGGCGAGAAGGAGAGGATCCAGATCTTTGAAGGGGTTGTTATCGCTCGAAAAAGAGCGGCCTTGCGCTCCAGCATCACTGTGAGAAAAGTCACCAGTGGAGTTGGGGTGGAAAGGGTTTTCCCACTGCACACTCCCAAGATCGAGAAGATCGAAGTAACGCGCCTCGGGCGTATTCGCCGGAGCAAGCTGTACTACCTGAGAGCACTCCGGGGTCGAAAGGCCAGGATCCGGGAGAAGGGGCAGTACTAAATGGATGAGGCCCTCCGAAAGGAGGGTTATTCAATCATCGCAGGGGTGGACGAGGCCGGTCGCGGGCCCCTTGCCGGGCCCGTTTTCGCTGCGGCGGTTGTCCTGCCTCCAGACGCCGATCTTCCCCGCTTGCTGGATTCGAAGAAATTTTCCCCAGAGAAGCGAACCGCCCTTTACACCGAGATAAAACGCCAGGCGATCGCCTGGCATGTCTCCTTTGTGGACAACAACGGCGTTGATCATCTCAACATCCTTCGGGCATCCCTGGCGGCCATGACCGAGGCCCTGGAAAACCTGGAGGTCCCGCCGGACCTTGTCCTCGTGGACGGCAGGTATTCTCCCCTGACCGCCTATCCCGTGCGGTGCGTTACGAGCGGCGACTTTCTGTCCCAGTCCGTGGGGGCCGCATCCATCCTGGCCAAGGTCGACAGGGACCGGGTCATGGAGGAGTACCATTGCATCTATCCCCAGTACAGCTTTGACCGCCATAAG encodes:
- a CDS encoding ribonuclease HII, encoding MDEALRKEGYSIIAGVDEAGRGPLAGPVFAAAVVLPPDADLPRLLDSKKFSPEKRTALYTEIKRQAIAWHVSFVDNNGVDHLNILRASLAAMTEALENLEVPPDLVLVDGRYSPLTAYPVRCVTSGDFLSQSVGAASILAKVDRDRVMEEYHCIYPQYSFDRHKGYPTKVHRRAIAEHGPCPIHRKTFRGVKEFLKLKQT
- the rplS gene encoding 50S ribosomal protein L19 encodes the protein MNVLEMYEKEHMKRDIPDTPIGATVKVYYRIIEGEKERIQIFEGVVIARKRAALRSSITVRKVTSGVGVERVFPLHTPKIEKIEVTRLGRIRRSKLYYLRALRGRKARIREKGQY